A single genomic interval of Helianthus annuus cultivar XRQ/B chromosome 13, HanXRQr2.0-SUNRISE, whole genome shotgun sequence harbors:
- the LOC110898456 gene encoding probable E3 ubiquitin-protein ligase rbrA, whose translation MSEDHRRVAGGNFSRPYGEGSSSTSSNSKDNPELFKVYFKGLVSDERVKGPNSLNITMKMAGIGIAIYNSKDDIIFEMKKPLDLMKGDRMNTQSVEGHALIEALKAAIDLELNRIVFYCDHHSLYQYLSGRWRPKQQKIVNFLEQVDFLRKSFTYSEAALIAARKDVKIVFKLAREAINFHRRKVVSGQGKLENCVICLEDKSIDQFVSAEGCTHRFCYSCVKQHVEVKLLNGVLPKCPHEGCGSELRIESCEKFLTPKFTEMMRRRLKEESIPVTDKVYCPYPKCSTLMSKAELERLRISVIGFGARTCYKCHGIFCVKCRVPWHENMNCAEYKRRNPTSIVEESKLKNLAARNEWRQCIKCKHMIELVAGCYHMTCRCGYEFCYTCGAEWKNKKATCSCIYWNEENIIDIGEDEDVDDFEDEDVHDDDDVVREAVAHFFRRW comes from the exons ATGTCAGAGGACCATCGGCGAGTGGCCGGTGGCAATTTCTCCCGTCCATACGGCGAGGGTTCTTCATCAACATCTTCAAATAGCAAAGACAATCCAGAGCTATTCAAGGTCTATTTCAAGGGTTTGGTGAGTGACGAGAGAGTTAAAGGCCCCAATTCTTTAAATATAACAATGAAAATGGCGGGTATTGGTATAGCCATATATAATTCCAAGGATGATATAATATTTGAGATGAAGAAGCCTCTGGATTTGATGAAAGGTGATCGGATGAACACGCAGAGCGTGGAGGGGCACGCGTTGATTGAGGCTTTGAAGGCTGCAATTGATTTAGAACTCAACAGAATTGTGTTTTATTGTGATCATCATTCATTGTATCAATAT CTTAGTGGGCGGTGGCGGCCAAAACAGCAGAAGATTGTGAACTTTTTGGAACAAGTGGATTTTCTTCGGAAAAGTTTCACTTACAGTGAGGCCGCTCTTATTGCTGCTCGTAAGGATGTCAAAATTGTGTTTAAGCTTGCAAGAGAAGCAATAAATTTTCATAGACGCAAGGTGGTATCGGGTCAAGGAAAGCTTGAAAATTGTGTAATATGCTTAGAGGACAAATCTATAGACCAATTCGTGTCAGCCGAAGGCTGTACACACCGGTTCTGCTATTCTTGCGTGAAGCAACATGTAGAGGTGAAATTGCTTAATGGCGTGTTACCAAAATGCCCTCACGAAGGTTGCGGGAGTGAGTTGAGAATTGAAAGCTGTGAGAAGTTCTTGACCCCAAAGTTTACTGAGATGATGAGACGACGATTGAAAGAAGAGTCGATTCCGGTGACGGATAAAGTTTATTGCCCGTATCCTAAATGCTCAACGTTGATGTCAAAAGCTGAACTAGAAAGGCTTCGTATATCGGTTATCGGATTTGGAGCTAGAACATGTTATAAATGTCATGGTATTTTTTGCGTTAAATGCAGGGTTCCATGGCATGAAAATATGAACTGTGCAGAGTACAAAAGACGAAACCCTACATCGATTGTGGAAGAATCAAAGCTTAAAAATCTGGCTGCTAGGAATGAGTGGCGGCAGTGCATAAAATGCAAGCATATGATAGAATTAGTCGCTGGTTGCTATCATATGACATGCAG ATGTGGATATGAATTTTGCTACACGTGTGGAGCGGAGTGGAAGAACAAGAAGGCGACATGCAGTTGTATTTACTGGAATGAAGAAAACATCATTGATATTGGGGAAGATGAAGACGTTGATGATTTCGAGGACGAGGATgttcatgatgatgatgatgttgttcgTGAGGCTGTTGCTCATTTTTTTAGAAGATGGTAA
- the LOC110898457 gene encoding tetraspanin-3 isoform X2, with amino-acid sequence MRTSNHLIGLLNFLTFLLSIPILAGGIWLSTRANNTDCMSFLQWPLIFIGVSIMVVSLAGIAGACYRNTFLMYLYLWAMFIIIAVLIGFIIFAYAVTDYYLQDYSGWLKDRVASDGYWGKIRSCIHDSKACAKTGRVVAGYPETADMYYLRKLNPIQSGCCKPPTECGYIYVNETVWNPVNSAAFPSNLDCNRWSNDQEQLCYNCDSCKAGVLGSLKKSWRKVSVINIVVLIILVIAYVIACAAFKNNKRMDNDEPYGATRMEKARPTRIHF; translated from the exons ATGAGAACAAGCAACCACTTGATTGGCTTACTAAACTTCCTCACTTTCCTCCTCTCAATCCCCATTCTCGCCGGCGGCATATGGCTGAGCACGCGCGCCAACAACACCGACTGCATGAGCTTCCTGCAGTGGCCCTTAATCTTCATCGGAGTCTCCATCATGGTCGTCTCACTCGCCGGTATCGCCGGCGCGTGTTATCGAAACACCTTCCTCATGTACCTTTACCTCTGGGCTATGTTCATTATTATCGCTGTGCTAATCGGGTTCATTATTTTTGCTTATGCTGTTA CGGATTACTACTTGCAGGATTATTCGGGTTGGCTTAAGGATCGGGTTGCTAGTGATGGTTACTGGGGTAAAATTAGATCTTGTATTCATGATTCCAAAGCTTGTGCTAAAACGGGTCGGGTCGTTGCTGGGTATCCGGAGACTGCTGATATGTATTATCTTCGGAAGCTTAATCCGATTCAG TCTGGATGTTGCAAGCCACCAACCGAGTGCGGATACATCTATGTGAATGAGACTGTATGGAACCCGGTGAACTCAGCCGCCTTTCCTAGCAATCTTGACTGCAATAGGTGGAGCAACGATCAAGAGCAATTGTGCTACAATTGTGACTCGTGCAAGGCAGGAGTGTTAGGGAGCCTTAAGAAGAGTTGGAGGAAGGTGTCGGTTATCAACATTGTTGTTCTAATTATATTGGTCATCGCGTATGTTATTGCTTGTGCTGCGTTTAAGAACAACAAGAGGATGGATAACGATGAACCGTATGGTGCTACCAGGATGGAGAAGGCGCGACCCACTCGGATACATTTCTAG
- the LOC110898457 gene encoding tetraspanin-3 isoform X1: MRTSNHLIGLLNFLTFLLSIPILAGGIWLSTRANNTDCMSFLQWPLIFIGVSIMVVSLAGIAGACYRNTFLMYLYLWAMFIIIAVLIGFIIFAYAVTDKGSGRPVLNRVYPDYYLQDYSGWLKDRVASDGYWGKIRSCIHDSKACAKTGRVVAGYPETADMYYLRKLNPIQSGCCKPPTECGYIYVNETVWNPVNSAAFPSNLDCNRWSNDQEQLCYNCDSCKAGVLGSLKKSWRKVSVINIVVLIILVIAYVIACAAFKNNKRMDNDEPYGATRMEKARPTRIHF; the protein is encoded by the exons ATGAGAACAAGCAACCACTTGATTGGCTTACTAAACTTCCTCACTTTCCTCCTCTCAATCCCCATTCTCGCCGGCGGCATATGGCTGAGCACGCGCGCCAACAACACCGACTGCATGAGCTTCCTGCAGTGGCCCTTAATCTTCATCGGAGTCTCCATCATGGTCGTCTCACTCGCCGGTATCGCCGGCGCGTGTTATCGAAACACCTTCCTCATGTACCTTTACCTCTGGGCTATGTTCATTATTATCGCTGTGCTAATCGGGTTCATTATTTTTGCTTATGCTGTTACGGATAAAGGTTCGGGTCGACCCGTTTTGAACCGGGTCTACCCGGATTACTACTTGCAGGATTATTCGGGTTGGCTTAAGGATCGGGTTGCTAGTGATGGTTACTGGGGTAAAATTAGATCTTGTATTCATGATTCCAAAGCTTGTGCTAAAACGGGTCGGGTCGTTGCTGGGTATCCGGAGACTGCTGATATGTATTATCTTCGGAAGCTTAATCCGATTCAG TCTGGATGTTGCAAGCCACCAACCGAGTGCGGATACATCTATGTGAATGAGACTGTATGGAACCCGGTGAACTCAGCCGCCTTTCCTAGCAATCTTGACTGCAATAGGTGGAGCAACGATCAAGAGCAATTGTGCTACAATTGTGACTCGTGCAAGGCAGGAGTGTTAGGGAGCCTTAAGAAGAGTTGGAGGAAGGTGTCGGTTATCAACATTGTTGTTCTAATTATATTGGTCATCGCGTATGTTATTGCTTGTGCTGCGTTTAAGAACAACAAGAGGATGGATAACGATGAACCGTATGGTGCTACCAGGATGGAGAAGGCGCGACCCACTCGGATACATTTCTAG
- the LOC110901183 gene encoding uncharacterized protein LOC110901183 — protein sequence MKRNLVVHKLIAKSKGPLTPYATEALDKIKQEVAEYTVIFNSISKYQVNGPRDNKVVNLVEKSCTCRRWDLTGIPCKHAVACIWNLALHGKDDGVLEKWVDKSYWMQTWKDVYSHVIDPVDGQDLWTPSTCPTKLLPPKHHKQIGRPKKKRKKSAVEITELTQHMESSGKMSRNGETVECSKCKRRGHNRRSCKGTDVE from the coding sequence ATGAAGAGGAATCTTGTTGTACACAAGCTGATTGCAAAGAGCAAAGGTCCTCTAACCCCCTATGCAACTGAAGCCCTAGACAAGATCAAACAAGAAGTTGCTGAGTACACTGTTATCTTTAACTCTATCtccaagtatcaagttaatgggCCAAGAGACAACAAAGTAGTGAACTTGGTGGAGAAAAGTTGCACCTGCAGAAGATGGGACTTGACTGGCATCCCTTGCAAGCATGCAGTTGCTTGTATATGGAACTTGGCCTTACATGGCAAGGATGATGGTGTATTGGAGAAGTGGGTTGATAAATCATACTGGATGCAGACTTGGAAGGATGTGTATTCCCATGTAATTGATCCAGTAGATGGTCAAGACTTATGGACACCTTCCACATGCCCTACTAAGCTGCTTCCACCAAAGCACCACAAGCAAATAGGCAGGccaaaaaagaaaaggaagaaatctGCTGTGGAAATCACTGAGTTGACTCAACATATGGAATCCAGTGGCAAGATGTCAAGAAATGGTGAAACTGTGGAATGCAGCAAGTGTAAAAGGAGGGGCCATAACAGGAGGAGTTGCAAGGGGACTGATGTTGAATAG